From Leptolyngbya sp. KIOST-1, one genomic window encodes:
- the argH gene encoding argininosuccinate lyase yields METPNPQTWSQRFETALHPAIAVFNASIGFDIELIEYDLTGSEAHAKMLVKTGILSPEEGEQIVNGLETIRQEYRCGSFAPGVEAEDVHFAVERRLTELIGDVGKKLHTARSRNDQVGTDVRLYLRAQIEGIQGQLRQFQQTLLDLAEVHVETLIPGYTHLQRAQPLSLAHHLLAYFDMAQRDWERLGDIQKRVNILPLGSGALAGTTFPIDRQYSAELLGFERVYGNSLDGVSDRDFAIEFACAASLIMVHLSRLSEEMILWASEEFSFITLNDSCSTGSSIMPQKKNPDVPELVRGKTGRVFGHLQGLLVMMKGLPLAYNKDLQEDKEAIFDTVQTVQGCLEAMTILLGEGVVFQVPRLRQAVNEDYANATDVADYLAARGIPFREAYNLVGQVVKTSLAAGKLLRELTLAEWQAIHPAFGDDIYAAIAPQQVVSARNSYGGTGFEQVRQAIARAKQALGEG; encoded by the coding sequence ATGGAAACGCCCAATCCCCAGACCTGGAGCCAGCGCTTTGAAACAGCGCTGCATCCTGCGATCGCGGTGTTCAACGCCAGCATCGGCTTCGACATCGAGCTGATCGAGTACGACCTCACCGGCTCTGAGGCCCACGCCAAAATGCTGGTCAAGACCGGCATTCTCAGCCCTGAGGAAGGGGAGCAGATCGTGAACGGTCTGGAGACCATTCGCCAGGAGTACCGCTGCGGCAGCTTTGCCCCCGGCGTGGAGGCCGAGGACGTGCACTTCGCCGTGGAGCGACGGCTGACCGAGTTGATTGGCGATGTGGGCAAAAAGCTGCACACGGCCCGATCCCGCAACGACCAGGTGGGCACCGACGTGCGCCTCTACCTGCGGGCCCAGATCGAAGGCATTCAGGGGCAGTTGCGCCAGTTTCAGCAGACCCTGCTCGATCTGGCCGAGGTCCATGTGGAAACCCTGATCCCCGGCTATACCCACCTGCAGCGGGCCCAGCCCCTGAGTCTGGCCCACCATCTGCTGGCCTACTTTGATATGGCTCAGCGGGACTGGGAGCGGCTGGGTGACATCCAAAAGCGGGTGAACATTTTGCCCCTGGGCAGCGGCGCGCTGGCGGGCACCACCTTCCCCATCGATCGCCAGTATTCAGCCGAGCTGCTGGGGTTTGAGCGGGTCTACGGCAACAGCCTGGACGGGGTGAGCGATCGCGACTTTGCGATTGAGTTTGCCTGCGCCGCCAGCCTGATCATGGTGCACCTGTCGCGCCTATCGGAGGAAATGATTCTCTGGGCCTCGGAGGAGTTTAGCTTTATCACCCTCAACGACAGCTGCTCCACCGGCTCCAGCATCATGCCCCAGAAGAAGAACCCCGACGTACCCGAGCTGGTGCGGGGCAAAACCGGGCGCGTGTTCGGCCACCTACAGGGGCTGCTGGTGATGATGAAGGGGCTGCCTTTGGCCTACAACAAAGACCTCCAGGAGGACAAAGAGGCGATTTTTGACACCGTGCAAACCGTCCAGGGCTGTCTGGAGGCGATGACCATTCTGCTGGGGGAGGGGGTGGTGTTTCAGGTGCCGCGCCTGCGCCAAGCCGTCAACGAAGACTATGCCAACGCCACCGATGTGGCCGACTACCTGGCGGCGCGGGGCATCCCCTTCCGCGAGGCCTACAACCTGGTGGGCCAGGTGGTCAAAACCTCGCTGGCGGCGGGCAAGCTGCTGCGGGAACTCACCCTGGCGGAGTGGCAGGCAATCCATCCCGCCTTTGGGGACGACATCTACGCGGCGATCGCCCCGCAGCAGGTGGTTTCAGCCCGCAATAGCTACGGCGGCACCGGCTTTGAGCAGGTGCGTCAGGCGATCGCGCGGGCGAAACAGGCGCTGGGAGAAGGGTAA
- a CDS encoding PhnE/PtxC family ABC transporter permease → MVNTQQTITIPQRPSLWNPKTVSALAVLIGLGLAAYQAGLGRPGLVLINWGGWPQLREFWLASLHPDLSPEFVALMGRAALVTLAYAVLGTTLSVGLGLVGGVLSSAVWWQTLLPGGGPRQGLRQGLWLGVRGLLAFPRAIHELIWGLVLLQVLGLDPMVGVLAIAIPFGAIVAKVFSEILDETPQEPLYALLNAGAPPLAALVYGLLPQALPNLLSYTFYRFECSLRSSAVLGIIGAGGLGYEIFLSLQSLRYEQLWTGFYALILLNGAVDAWSGLVRRRMGFTSRLDINRKPGDVAPRPGLKAPRQDRWLRLSWLGVVLAIPLSGWFLGLDVAVLWSARTQRLLGELLATGWPSPPSWPEIINLAQLAWLTLAMSMVAIALAGLFGIFVSLPAAQNLLLPGGLLQPIGQHRPWPWVEYGLLGLSRLVLLISRAIPAPIWALVLLYMLFPGVLPGALALALHNFGILGRLMAEVNENLDDRPVRALSALGAGPGAVVAYGILPQNLGRFLAYILYRWEVCLRETVIVGLVGAGGLGRLLTEQISSFDYRGVTITLAVFVALTFGVDAVSQQLRGVLRE, encoded by the coding sequence ATGGTTAACACCCAACAGACTATCACCATACCGCAGCGACCGAGCCTCTGGAACCCAAAAACGGTCAGCGCTTTAGCGGTTTTGATCGGCCTCGGCCTGGCCGCGTACCAGGCGGGGCTGGGCCGACCCGGCTTGGTGCTGATCAACTGGGGCGGCTGGCCGCAGCTGCGGGAGTTCTGGCTGGCCAGTCTGCACCCCGACCTCAGCCCGGAGTTTGTGGCGCTGATGGGCCGCGCGGCGCTAGTCACCCTGGCCTACGCGGTGCTGGGCACCACCCTCAGCGTGGGGCTGGGGCTGGTGGGGGGAGTGCTCTCCTCGGCGGTGTGGTGGCAAACGCTGCTGCCTGGCGGCGGGCCGCGTCAGGGGCTGCGCCAGGGCCTGTGGCTGGGGGTGCGGGGGCTACTGGCCTTTCCCCGCGCCATCCACGAGCTGATCTGGGGACTGGTGCTGCTGCAGGTGCTGGGGCTGGACCCCATGGTGGGGGTGCTGGCGATCGCGATTCCCTTTGGCGCGATCGTGGCCAAGGTGTTCTCAGAAATTTTGGACGAAACCCCCCAGGAGCCGCTGTACGCGCTCCTGAACGCTGGTGCGCCGCCGCTGGCGGCCCTGGTCTACGGCCTGCTGCCCCAGGCGTTGCCCAACCTGCTCTCCTATACCTTCTACCGCTTTGAGTGCTCCCTGCGGTCCTCGGCGGTGCTGGGCATCATTGGAGCGGGGGGACTGGGCTACGAAATTTTTCTCAGCCTGCAGTCCCTGCGCTATGAGCAGCTGTGGACCGGATTTTACGCGCTGATTCTGCTCAACGGGGCCGTCGATGCCTGGAGTGGCCTGGTGCGCCGCCGCATGGGCTTTACCAGCCGCCTCGACATCAACCGCAAACCGGGGGATGTTGCCCCCCGGCCTGGACTGAAGGCCCCCCGCCAGGACCGATGGCTGCGGCTGTCCTGGTTGGGGGTGGTGCTGGCCATCCCCCTGAGCGGGTGGTTTCTGGGGCTGGATGTGGCGGTGCTGTGGTCGGCTCGCACCCAGCGGCTGCTGGGCGAACTCCTGGCCACCGGCTGGCCGTCCCCGCCGAGCTGGCCTGAGATCATAAATCTGGCCCAGCTCGCCTGGCTGACGCTGGCCATGTCCATGGTGGCGATCGCCCTGGCAGGCCTCTTCGGCATTTTCGTCTCGCTGCCGGCGGCCCAAAACCTGCTGCTGCCGGGGGGGCTCCTGCAGCCGATCGGGCAACATCGGCCCTGGCCCTGGGTGGAGTACGGACTGCTGGGCCTCAGCCGACTGGTGCTGCTCATCAGCCGCGCCATCCCGGCCCCGATCTGGGCGCTGGTGCTGCTGTACATGCTGTTTCCGGGGGTGCTGCCCGGAGCCCTGGCCCTGGCCCTGCACAACTTCGGCATTCTGGGCCGGCTGATGGCCGAGGTGAACGAAAACCTGGACGATCGCCCTGTGCGTGCCCTTTCGGCCCTGGGGGCTGGCCCCGGCGCGGTCGTAGCCTACGGCATTTTGCCGCAGAATTTGGGGCGCTTTCTAGCCTACATTCTCTATCGCTGGGAAGTGTGCCTGCGCGAAACCGTGATTGTGGGTCTGGTGGGAGCCGGGGGGCTGGGCCGCCTGCTGACGGAGCAAATCAGCAGCTTCGACTACCGCGGCGTGACGATTACCCTGGCGGTGTTTGTCGCCCTCACCTTTGGCGTGGATGCGGTGAGCCAGCAGCTGCGCGGAGTGCTGAGGGAGTGA
- a CDS encoding DUF4327 family protein, translating to MLQSLHYSIDIIRDEARQLIQKGVVSRQQPIYTLCRHIPAREWALVETELESSGFLLRDRVGDLMGREDWEND from the coding sequence ATGCTTCAGTCCCTCCACTATTCCATCGACATCATTCGTGACGAAGCCCGACAGCTGATTCAAAAGGGCGTAGTTAGCCGTCAGCAGCCCATCTATACCCTCTGCCGTCACATCCCCGCCCGCGAGTGGGCACTGGTGGAGACTGAGCTAGAGTCTTCGGGTTTTCTACTGCGCGATCGCGTGGGCGATCTCATGGGCCGCGAAGACTGGGAAAACGACTAG
- a CDS encoding DUF72 domain-containing protein has translation MAGRYFTGCAVWAFKDWVGSFYPRGSKAGDFLRLYGDRMTAVEGNTTFYSMPDAKTIDRWAATMPPGFRFCPKLPRAFSHQGKLVPFVEASHRFLQTLMPLGVGAAPAENRLGPLFIQLPPTYGPEHLADLRDFLARWPRQQSPIAVEVRHLGWFAEPHATRLNQLLTGLGVGRVLLDTRPIYDCINTPSDDPQIGSERKKPKLPLQPEVTAAFTIVRYISHPNLAYNQPYFDEWVPRLCQWLAGGTDVYFFAHCPQEARSPAVAREVYHQLQQAGAPLPPLLWDVVAQQRAEEEASSTQLSLFG, from the coding sequence ATGGCAGGACGTTACTTTACCGGGTGCGCCGTGTGGGCGTTCAAAGACTGGGTGGGCAGCTTTTACCCCAGGGGCAGCAAGGCGGGAGACTTTTTGCGACTCTACGGCGATCGCATGACCGCCGTGGAGGGCAACACCACCTTCTACTCCATGCCTGACGCCAAAACCATCGATCGCTGGGCGGCCACCATGCCCCCAGGGTTTCGGTTTTGCCCTAAGCTGCCCCGCGCGTTTTCCCACCAGGGCAAACTGGTGCCCTTTGTCGAAGCATCCCACCGATTTCTACAGACGCTGATGCCCCTGGGCGTTGGCGCAGCTCCAGCGGAGAATCGCCTGGGGCCACTGTTCATTCAGCTGCCGCCCACCTACGGCCCCGAGCACCTGGCCGATCTGAGGGATTTTCTCGCCCGCTGGCCCCGGCAGCAGTCCCCGATCGCCGTGGAGGTGCGCCACTTGGGGTGGTTTGCCGAGCCCCACGCCACCCGCCTCAACCAGTTGCTCACCGGCCTGGGGGTGGGTCGGGTGCTGCTGGATACCCGACCGATCTACGACTGCATCAATACCCCCAGTGACGACCCGCAGATCGGCTCAGAGCGCAAAAAGCCCAAGCTGCCGCTACAGCCTGAGGTGACGGCGGCGTTTACGATCGTGCGCTACATCAGCCACCCTAACCTGGCTTACAACCAGCCCTACTTCGACGAGTGGGTGCCCCGGCTGTGCCAGTGGCTGGCGGGGGGTACCGACGTCTATTTCTTTGCCCACTGTCCCCAGGAGGCCCGGTCCCCAGCGGTGGCCCGCGAGGTCTATCACCAGCTACAGCAGGCCGGTGCCCCACTGCCCCCGCTGCTGTGGGATGTGGTCGCACAACAAAGGGCCGAGGAAGAAGCCTCCTCGACCCAGCTCAGTTTGTTTGGATAA
- a CDS encoding polyphosphate kinase 2 family protein, with translation MESSSVLAALHPDSMVIAPGTQVNLKDFDSGFTGALKKKEAKDLLQVSVGELAKYQDVLYAQNTYALLLIFQAMDAAGKDSTIKNVLSGVNPQGCHVVSFKQPSSEELDHDYLWRASKALPERGKIGVFNRSYYEEVLIVRVHPEILNTQQLPDSLKSENLWQQRFEDINNFEKYLVNNGILVMKFFLNVSKEEQRQRFLKRINRPDKNWKFSVGDAKERGHWDDYRIAYEDALTHTSTDWAPWHVIPADHKWFTRLAVASLVQQKLESLDLAYPVLEENHLERLQEAKVMLESEEE, from the coding sequence ATGGAATCTTCCTCTGTTCTGGCTGCTCTCCATCCCGACTCGATGGTGATTGCCCCTGGCACCCAGGTCAACCTGAAAGACTTTGACTCGGGCTTTACCGGTGCCCTGAAGAAAAAAGAGGCCAAGGACCTTTTGCAGGTCAGCGTAGGGGAACTGGCCAAGTACCAGGACGTGCTCTACGCCCAAAACACCTACGCCCTGCTGCTGATCTTTCAAGCGATGGACGCAGCGGGTAAAGACAGCACGATTAAAAACGTGCTGTCGGGGGTGAACCCCCAGGGTTGCCACGTGGTCAGCTTTAAGCAGCCCTCCAGCGAAGAACTCGACCACGACTACCTGTGGCGGGCCAGCAAAGCCCTGCCCGAGCGCGGCAAAATCGGCGTGTTTAACCGCTCTTACTACGAAGAGGTGCTGATCGTGCGGGTGCATCCCGAAATTTTGAACACCCAGCAGCTGCCCGACAGCCTCAAGAGCGAAAACCTTTGGCAGCAGCGATTTGAAGACATCAACAACTTCGAAAAATACTTGGTCAACAACGGCATTCTGGTGATGAAATTCTTTCTCAACGTGTCGAAGGAGGAGCAGCGGCAGCGGTTTCTCAAGCGGATTAATCGCCCCGACAAAAACTGGAAATTTTCGGTCGGCGACGCCAAAGAGCGCGGCCACTGGGACGACTACCGCATCGCCTACGAAGACGCCCTTACCCACACCAGTACCGACTGGGCCCCCTGGCACGTCATACCCGCTGACCACAAGTGGTTTACCCGCCTGGCGGTGGCCAGTCTAGTCCAGCAGAAGCTGGAGTCGCTAGATCTGGCCTACCCCGTACTGGAGGAAAACCATTTGGAGCGGCTGCAGGAGGCAAAGGTGATGCTGGAAAGTGAGGAGGAGTAG
- a CDS encoding AtzE family amidohydrolase: MSKPPDSLALAAAVKAGKLCAATVVEGALDDIATRDPALNCFTAVTAARARSQAQAIDTAVAAGENPGPLAGVPFAVKNLFDIAGLTTIAGAKLNQSHPPAVKDATAIARLQQAGAVLVGALNMDEYAYGFVTINAHYGTTPNPHDPTRMAGGSSGGSAAAVAAGLVPFSLGSDTNGSIRVPAALCGIYGLKPTYGRLSRAGSFLFSSSLDHVGPMARSLADLATIYDTMQGPDPGDPVCTQRPPVPVTPALTQGTEGLRIAQLGGHFERGMEPLVRKVLTEVLHALGVSAQVEFPETHRARAAAYIITACEGSQLHLERLRQSPMDFDPATRDRFLAGAMIPAAWYLQAQRLRRWYRDRVRDIFQPYDVLIAPTTPCVAPPLDQTILEIDGDTYPLRPHLGFYTQPLSFIGLPVLSVPIHRPGQLPVGVQLIAAPYQEAQLFRVAARLAENGMVRR, encoded by the coding sequence ATGAGCAAACCGCCCGATTCCCTGGCCCTGGCCGCTGCCGTTAAGGCCGGGAAACTGTGTGCGGCCACGGTGGTGGAGGGGGCGCTGGACGATATCGCCACTCGCGACCCAGCGCTGAACTGCTTTACGGCGGTGACGGCAGCACGGGCGCGATCGCAGGCCCAGGCCATCGACACTGCCGTCGCCGCAGGGGAAAACCCCGGCCCCCTGGCGGGCGTTCCCTTTGCCGTCAAAAACCTGTTTGACATTGCGGGGCTGACTACAATCGCGGGGGCCAAGCTCAACCAGAGCCATCCCCCAGCGGTAAAGGATGCTACGGCGATCGCCCGCCTCCAGCAGGCCGGGGCGGTGCTGGTGGGAGCGCTGAATATGGACGAGTACGCCTACGGCTTTGTCACCATCAACGCCCACTACGGCACCACCCCCAATCCCCACGACCCGACGCGGATGGCGGGCGGCTCCTCGGGCGGGTCGGCGGCGGCGGTGGCGGCGGGGCTGGTGCCCTTTAGCCTCGGCTCCGACACCAATGGCTCGATTCGCGTACCCGCTGCGCTGTGCGGGATCTACGGCCTCAAGCCCACCTACGGCAGGCTGTCGCGGGCAGGGTCGTTTTTATTCTCCAGCAGCTTAGACCATGTGGGGCCAATGGCCAGGTCCCTCGCCGACCTCGCCACCATCTACGACACTATGCAGGGGCCAGACCCAGGCGACCCCGTCTGTACCCAACGGCCCCCAGTGCCCGTCACTCCCGCCCTTACCCAGGGAACCGAGGGGCTGCGGATTGCCCAACTGGGGGGGCATTTTGAGCGGGGCATGGAGCCGCTGGTGCGCAAGGTTTTGACCGAAGTACTCCATGCCCTAGGAGTCTCTGCACAGGTAGAATTTCCCGAAACCCACCGGGCTCGGGCCGCCGCCTACATCATCACCGCCTGCGAGGGCAGCCAACTGCATCTGGAACGACTGCGCCAGAGCCCGATGGACTTTGACCCAGCCACCCGCGATCGCTTTTTGGCCGGAGCGATGATTCCTGCCGCCTGGTACCTGCAGGCCCAGCGGCTGCGGCGCTGGTACCGCGATCGCGTCCGCGACATCTTTCAGCCCTACGACGTACTGATTGCCCCAACCACCCCCTGCGTCGCCCCACCCCTCGACCAAACCATCTTAGAGATCGACGGCGACACCTACCCCCTGCGCCCCCACCTGGGGTTTTACACCCAGCCCCTTTCGTTTATCGGGTTGCCGGTGCTCTCTGTGCCCATTCACCGACCGGGACAACTGCCCGTGGGTGTTCAGCTGATAGCCGCACCGTATCAGGAGGCGCAGTTGTTTCGAGTCGCCGCGCGGTTGGCGGAAAACGGAATGGTGAGGAGGTGA
- a CDS encoding DUF4089 domain-containing protein yields the protein MSAGPPDSTALTNYIDAIATSLGLSIPAEIKPGVVANVEHLWELAQPVLTFPLPDPVESAATFEP from the coding sequence ATGAGCGCTGGACCGCCTGACTCAACTGCCCTGACCAACTATATTGATGCGATCGCCACATCCCTGGGGCTTTCCATTCCCGCCGAGATTAAACCGGGGGTGGTGGCCAATGTGGAGCACCTGTGGGAGCTGGCCCAGCCCGTGCTGACCTTTCCGCTGCCAGATCCGGTGGAAAGTGCTGCCACCTTTGAGCCATGA